In Plodia interpunctella isolate USDA-ARS_2022_Savannah chromosome 9, ilPloInte3.2, whole genome shotgun sequence, a single genomic region encodes these proteins:
- the LOC128672215 gene encoding ankyrin repeat and KH domain-containing protein 1-like isoform X4, whose amino-acid sequence MQNVGQSENRNIDKVNVQLDVVKSSTPQSSASSPAKSETETYSGAPAKYMSDSSESEDDSVSEAEMEEEGGAESSKFLLSHDDPERAVDPEMQARLEALLEAAGIGKLSGEGKHLADPEVLRRLTSSVSNALDEAAAALTRMRSEQPPAHHRHQHQDKPTQCGSTATGTTPTVASSVAEGAPSLAEACSDGDVGTVRKLLTEGRSVHETTEEGESLLSLACSAGYYELAQVLLAMHASVEDRGIKGDCTPLMEAASAGHVDIVRLLLAHGADVNAVSGSGNTPLMYACAGGHEDCVRALLENGAKVEDHNENGHTPLMEAASAGHVGVAKILLEHGAGINTHSNEFKESALTLACYKGHLDMVRFLLAAGADREHKTDEMHTALMEASMDGHVEVARLLLDSGAQVNMPTDSFESPLTLAACGGHVELAMLLLERGANIEEVNDEGYTPLMEAAREGHEEMVALLLGQGASINAQTDETQETALTLACCGGFLEVAAFLIKAGADVELGASTPLMEASQEGHLELVRYLLSAGADVHAQTQTGDTALTYACENGHTDVAELLLRAGARLEHESEGGRTPLMKAARAGHVCTVQFLRGKGADVNRMTANGDHTPLSLACAGGHVDVVKFLLACDADPFRKLKDNSTTLIEAAKGGHTAVVQLLLDYPHSVMMPRGNNGGTEDASGLSSAQAAALGLAHAAAPGQPGRALLPAHPAPLTHPHPAPLTAPAPAAPAPPPAAAPPQPKLDLSASFNKYDGRKKQPPGAAAPPGAPAPAPAPSPAHSPAPSPAGDSAGVSDFIFGVVAGMAAVARHSPNIMAPNTEAVPTASPPLCGVPPSPAVQQPSSGVKHKCPRKKHAAHSDHHLPPPPDIQHDQICHGAMTKLTLPPGFTWKDINKKKRNKNKYNIENDFNRVEALAATQRSDALPEADNLLELADPSGPPTLASSALHALDLQFCAQGVTTIHPPTTPPYPPPQQMFPVNQLATNLNQNPPARKTRKCSKVGCKFLLMEALQRLDQHLRKVGVDAVVATSRELEQQQLLAAQQQQKKYPPPPTPAPYMTQAWSESAGGNAGGVEARELSAVLAYLQREVPSLVALPPNELRCLVLQVMQQKSHEILTASCGSEVVAQSSESEERQARRLLAAAEEALTRQEHHHHHHHDLQQVGTNCQYRVRAASPGAADVALEEEQPALQPHFTLPPPTLPYEDYRAGTFAGAPPLPQPGVPAPAPAPAPAPTPAPAPAPAPAPAPAPHYKREQREPQHHHNNTPSAKKKVRNVRFSERTASAAAGGGADNGAPAAPAPAAYSAMDVDGETDSNHDTALTLACAGGHDDLVELLLSRGADIEHRDKKGFTPLILAATAGHEKIVEILLNHGADIEAQSERTKDTPLSLACSGGRYEVVELILSRGANKEHRNVSDYTPLSLAASGGYVNIIRLLLHHQAEINSRTGSKLGISPLMLAAMNGHTAAVRLLLDCGSDINAQIETNRNTALTLACFQGRHEVVSLLLDRKANVEHRAKTGLTPLMEAASGGYVEVGRVLLDKGADVNAPPVPSSRDTALTIAADKGHTKFVELLLSRRAAVEVKNKKGNSPLWLAANGGHLAVVEMLYAAGADIDSQDNRKVSCLMAAFRKGHTKVVKWMVGVVTQFPSDQEMTRYICTISDKELLEKCQECVHVIRAAKETQAARANQNATILLEELDAERCREESRRQAAARRRERKKKKKMEKKEERRKLQAENDKNTLYSENEKALESESGEPDDEPQAKEEGDSGIDANSQGSCSSSDVKAPPAPSVKNKKKKKEEKTPPPAPAQPAKKQPDKNKQKAETKPEKESKPDKKQEKENVAPASPPAAGLAADRRGDKKHDKKPEEDSPKSITVQLYKYGNNSRKSQVFESTRYNVDKDEVDSNDKSKKSHSYPWEIEGKSTSPKGVCIGARREEGWKEVVRKSSVQTVSTVEPGCKKVSVASHAISRVIGRAGSNINAIRSATGAHIEVDKQSKGQGERIITIKGSAEATKQAGALIAAMIRDPEADIAALLPRATPAKPPPAPAPQPKPAKQPPAKQQPTPTTAPTSAPRTPTAARAPAKHAPAAPAAPAARHARQAHAEKRTPTSQPPASGVAGATPVKTALSYTGAVGGRSHTFAAKLGAASTPQSQTTPEKPRSTISAMLSGSVASSVSTASLTSQVSAMKLSDNVAHAPDDDRTQQLSPDNTNTWNANEESSANPSAALHINTTPQTSSHSASGTQEYSLFKDLSAGVGMWGAAGPAPEHHNVDVVPPQQVDVSKAPGYRGTPAGGGCSPCSRTSSHGSTPPPLPMLQPGYHQPLQAGNNVNTMDMSGLSRNGPIYQDNSRNGHNMMVTMSGVNMNNAAMGLGYVGVEGVSRLNPRAPDFNQRHPLLHKHNAQCPQQLFTGASNAANLSNLLMSTSYQQPAPKQQMSQQAHYQSLLERGVGVGVGVGMNVGVGVGVGGGWAEEEERKPRPIGTERAWKLTAADDWPHAPPPPPLHADHDRYQQTVGGMSSMGGRLENYGSGLSLLHALPLQYVTVPASSASADHHPDHHKQNWSKWSH is encoded by the exons GTATCGGCAAGCTCTCGGGCGAGGGCAAACACCTAGCCGATCCGGAGGTGCTTCGGCGCCTTACCTCGTCGGTGTCCAACGCGTTGGACGAAGCGGCCGCAGCGCTCACGCGCATGCGCAGCGAACAGCCGCCGGCGCACCACAGGCACCAGCATCAGGATAAACC aaCACAATGCGGCTCAACGGCGACCGGGACGACGCCAACAGTGGCGTCGTCGGTGGCCGAAGGCGCGCCGTCATTGGCCGAAGCGTGTTCGGACGGCGACGTCGGGACCGTTCGGAAACTCCTCACCGAAGGCAGATCTGTTCATGAGACCACAGAGGAGGGCGAGTCGCTGTTATCACTGGCCTGTTCCGCTGGTTACTACGAGCTTGCCCAGGTGTTGCTGGCCATGCATGCGAGCGTTGAGGACCGTGGTATCAAG GGCGACTGCACGCCGCTGATGGAGGCAGCGTCCGCCGGGCACGTGGACATCGTGCGGCTGCTGCTGGCGCACGGCGCGGACGTGAACGCCGTGTCGGGGTCCGGCAACACGCCGCTCATGTACGCGTGCGCGGGCGGACACGAGGACTGCGTGCGCGCGCTGCTCGAGAACGGCGCCAAGGTCGAGGACCACAACGAGAACGGACACACGCCGCTCATGGAG GCGGCGTCGGCCGGCCACGTGGGCGTCGCGAAGATCCTCCTCGAGCACGGCGCCGGCATCAACACCCACTCCAACGAGTTCAAGGAGTCCGCACTCACGCTCGCCTGCTACAAGGGGCACCTCGACATGGTGCGCTTCCTGCTGGCTGCCGGCGCCGACCGCGAACACAAAACTGACGAGATGCACACAGCGCTCATGGAGGCCAGCATGGACGGACACGTGGAGGTGGCCAGGCTGCTGCTGGACTCTGGAGCGCAG GTGAACATGCCGACGGACAGTTTCGAGTCCCCCCTGACGCTAGCCGCGTGCGGGGGACACGTGGAGCTGGCCATGCTGCTGCTGGAGAGGGGCGCCAACATCGAGGAGGTCAACGATGAGGGCTACACGCCGCTCATGGAGGCCGCCAGAGAAG GCCACGAAGAAATGGTAGCGTTACTCCTCGGTCAAGGTGCGTCGATCAACGCCCAGACCGACGAGACGCAGGAGACCGCTTTGACGCTGGCCTGCTGCGGCGGCTTCCTCGAAGTGGCCGCCTTCCTCATCAAGGCCGGCGCCGACGTCGAACTGGGCGCCTCCACGCCTCTCATGGAGGCCTCGCAAGAGGGACATTTGGAGCTTGTGCG TTACCTGCTGAGCGCGGGCGCGGACGTGCACGCGCAGACGCAGACGGGCGACACGGCGCTGACGTACGCGTGCGAGAACGGCCACACCGACGTGGCCGAGCTGCTGCTGCGCGCCGGCGCGCGGCTGGAGCACGAGAGCGAGGGCGGCCGCACGCCGCTCATGAAGGCTGCCCGCGCCGGACACGTCTGCACCGTGCAGTTCCTCAGGGGGAAG GGCGCCGACGTAAACCGTATGACGGCTAACGGCGACCACACGCCCTTGTCCCTGGCCTGTGCGGGCGGCCACGTCGATGTGGTTAAATTCCTCCTCGCCTGCGACGCCGACCCCTTCAGGAAACTGAAGGACAACTCCACCACCCTCATCGAAGCAGCTAAAGGCGGTCACACGGCGGTCGTTCAGCTGCTGTTGGACTACCCTCATTCGGTTATGATGCCTAGAG GTAACAACGGCGGCACGGAAGACGCAAGTGGTCTGAGCTCAGCGCAGGCGGCGGCGCTGGGGCTGGCGCACGCGGCGGCGCCCGGTCAGCCCGGCCGAGCGCTGCTGCCCGCGCACCCCGCCCCCCTCACCCATCCGCATCCCGCCCCCCTCACCGCCCCAGCGcccgccgcgcccgcgccgccgcccgcaGCCGCGCCGCCGCAACCCAAGCTGGACTTGTCTGCGAGCTTCAACAAGTATGATG GCCGCAAGAAACAGCCCCCCGGCGCCGCAGCCCCGCCCGGCGcacccgcgcccgcgcccgcgccttCCCCCGCGCACTCGCCCGCGCCCTCGCCCGCGGGAGACTCCGCCGGAGTCTCGGACTTCATATTCGGAGTGGTCGCCGGCATGGCGGCCGTGGCCAGGCATTCGCCGAATATCATGGCGCCCAACACCG AGGCTGTACCAACAGCGTCCCCCCCTCTGTGCGGCGTCCCCCCGTCCCCCGCGGTGCAGCAGCCGTCGAGCGGCGTGAAGCACAAGTGTCCCCGCAAGAAACACGCGGCCCACTCCGACCACCACCTGCCGCCCCCACCTGACATACAACATGACCAG ATATGCCACGGAGCCATGACTAAGTTAACTCTCCCGCCGGGGTTCACGTGGAAGGACATTAACAagaaaaagagaaataaaaataaatacaacattgAAAATGACTTCAAT CGAGTAGAAGCGTTGGCCGCGACCCAGAGAAGTGATGCACTGCCCGAGGCTGACAACTTGCTTGAATTGGCCGACCCTtcag GTCCGCCGACCCTGGCCTCGTCTGCGCTCCACGCCTTGGACCTACAGTTCTGCGCGCAAG GAGTGACGACCATCCATCCTCCGACGACACCCCCTTACCCGCCCCCGCAGCAGATGTTCCCCGTCAACCAACTCGCGACCAACCTCAACCAG aaTCCGCCGGCGCGCAAGACCCGCAAATGCAGCAAGGTCGGGTGCAAGTTCTTGCTGATGGAAGCGCTCCAACGACTTGACCAACATCTAAGAAAAGTGGGTGTCGATGCCGTGGTCGCCACCTCGAGG GAGTTGGAGCAGCAGCAGCTGCTGGCCGCACAGCAGCAACAGAAGAAGTACCCGCCTCCCCCCACACCCGCCCCCTACATGACGCAG GCGTGGTCGGAGAGTGCGGGCGGGAACGCGGGGGGCGTGGAGGCGCGGGAGCTGAGTGCGGTGTTGGCGTATCTACAGCGCGAGGTGCCCTCTCTCGTAGCATTGCCGCCCAACGAGCTGCGCTGTTTGGTGCTGCag GTGATGCAGCAGAAGTCGCACGAGATACTGACAGCGTCGTGCGGGTCGGAGGTCGTCGCACAGAGTTCAGAGAGCGAGGAGAGACAGGCGCGGCGACTGCTGGCCGCCGCCGAGGAGGCGCTCACCAGGCAGGAGCACCACCATCACCACCACCACGATCTGCAG CAGGTGGGCACCAACTGCCAGTACCGCGTGCGGGCGGCGTCGCCGGGCGCGGCCGATGTGGCACTCGAAGAAGAACAGCCCGCGTTACAACCGCACTTCACTCTACCGCCCCCCACACTGCCTTATGAGGACTATAG AGCGGGCACATTTGCGGGCGCGCCGCCGCTGCCGCAGCCGGGTgtccccgcccccgccccggCCCCCGCACCCGCACCCAcacccgcccccgcccccgccccggcgcccgcgcccgccccCGCGCCCCACTACAAGCGGGAGCAGCGTGAGCCGCAACACCACCACAACAACACCCCCTCCGCCAAAAAGAAGGTTCGCAAT GTGCGGTTCTCGGAGCGGACGGCGAgcgcggcggcgggcggcggcgcggaCAACGGCGCGCCCGcggcgcccgcgcccgccgcgTACTCCGCCATGGACGTGGACGGCGAGACCGACTCCAACCACGACACCGCGCTCACGCTGGCCTGCGCCGGCGGACACGACGACCTGGTGGAGCTGCTGCTGTCGCGCGGCGCCGACATCGAGCATCGGGACAAGAAG GGCTTCACACCTCTAATCCTGGCCGCGACGGCGGGCCACGAGAAGATAGTGGAGATCCTTCTGAACCACGGCGCGGACATCGAAGCCCAGTCCGAACGGACCAAGGACACGCCGCTGTCGCTCGCCTGCAGCGGCGGCAGATACGAGGTGGTGGAGCTGATCCTCAGCCGCGGGGCCAACAAGGAGCACAGAAATGTGTCCGACTACACGCCTTTATCCTTGGCAGCTTCCGGAGGCTACGTCAATATCATCAGGCTGTTATTACACCATCAG GCTGAAATCAACTCCCGCACCGGTTCCAAACTGGGCATATCCCCCCTCATGCTGGCGGCCATGAACGGGCACACGGCGGCCGTGCGGCTGCTGCTGGACTGCGGCTCCGACATCAACGCTCAGATCGAGACCAATCGCAACACTGCCCTTACGCTCGCCTGCTTCCAAG GTCGCCATGAAGTGGTGAGTCTCTTACTGGACCGCAAGGCGAATGTAGAGCACCGAGCGAAAACCGGACTCACACCCCTCATGGAGGCGGCCAGCGGGGGGTACGTGGAGGTGGGGAGGGTGCTGCTGGACAAGGGGGCGGACGTCAACGCCCCCCCCGTGCCCTCCTCTCGAGACACCGCCTTAACTATAGCTGCCGATAAGGGACATACGAAGTTTGTGGAGCTATTGCTTAGCAG ACGGGCGGCAGTAGAGGTGAAGAATAAGAAAGGAAACTCCCCACTATGGCTGGCAGCCAACGGCGGCCATCTTGCCGTCGTTGAAATGTTATACGCCGCCGGGGCCGACATCGACTCGCAGGACAATAGAAAA GTTTCATGCCTGATGGCCGCCTTCCGGAAAGGCCACACCAAAGTGGTCAAATGGATGGTCGGTGTCGTCACGCAGTTCCCCTCAGACCAGGAAATGACGAG GTACATCTGCACGATCTCCGACAAGGAGTTGCTGGAGAAATGCCAAGAGTGCGTTCACGTGATCCGTGCTGCTAAAGAGACGCAAGCGGCTCGGGCCAACCAAAACGCGACCATATTGCTGGAGGAGCTGGACGCTGAGAGATGTCGCGAGGAGAGTCGAAGGCAAGCGGCTGCCCGCCGCCGGGagaggaagaagaagaagaagatggAGAAGAAG GAGGAGAGACGCAAACTCCAGGCGGAAAACGACAAGAACACGTTATACAGCGAGAACGAGAAAGCGCTGGAGTCCGAGTCTGGCGAGCCCGACGACGAGCCCCAGGCTAAGGAAGAAGGGGACTCCGGCATCGACGCCAACTCACAG GGCTCCTGTTCCTCCTCCGACGTGAAAGCGCCCCCCGCCCCAAGTGTTAAgaataagaagaaaaagaaagaagagaAGACACCGCCCCCCGCGCCCGCGCAACCTGCCAAGAAACAACCAGATAAg aataaacaaaaagcGGAGACTAAACCGGAAAAGGAAAGCAAGCCGGACAAGAAACAAGAGAAGGAGAACGTGGCCCCCGCCTCGCCGCCCGCCGCGGGCCTCGCCGCCGACCGCCGCGGCGACAAGAAACATGACAA AAAACCCGAAGAGGATAGTCCTAAGAGCATAACTGTACAGTTGTACAAATATGGCAATAACTCTAGAAAGAGCCAAGTGTTCGAATCCACTCGATACAATGTGGATAAAGACGAGGTTGACTCGAACGACAAAAGTAAAAAGTCTCACAGCTACCC atGGGAGATCGAAGGCAAAAGCACATCTCCCAAAGGCGTCTGCATCGGCGCGAGAAGGGAAGAAGGATGGAAGGAAGTAGTGCGCAAGTCCAGCGTGCAGACCGTCTCTACCGTAGAACCTGG atGCAAGAAAGTATCGGTCGCTTCTCACGCCATCTCCCGCGTGATCGGCCGCGCGGGCAGCAACATCAACGCCATTCGGTCCGCGACCGGCGCTCACATTGAAGTGGACAAGCAGAGCAAGGGACAAGGCGAGCGGATCATCACCATCAA GGGCTCAGCGGAAGCGACGAAGCAAGCCGGAGCCCTGATCGCGGCCATGATCCGGGACCCCGAGGCGGACATCGCGGCGCTGTTGCCGCGCGCGACGCCCGCCAAGccgccgccggcgccggcgccgcagCCCAAACCCGCCAAGCAGCCGCCCGCCAAG CAGCAGCCGACGCCGACGACAGCGCCAACAAGCGCCCCGCGCACGCCCACCGCGGCCCGCGCGCCCGCCAAGCACGCGCCCGCTGcgcccgccgcgcccgccgccagGCACGCCCGCCAAGCGCATG CAGAAAAACGCACGCCGACATCTCAACCCCCGGCATCGGGCGTCGCAGGCGCTACTCCAGTGAAAACTGCACTATCGTACACCGGCGCCGTGGGCGGGAGATCACATACGTTTGCTGCCAAATTGGGAGCCGCTTCCACACCGCAAAGCCAGACCACACCTGAGAAACCTCGCAGCACTATCTCTGCTATG CTGAGCGGCAGTGTGGCCAGCAGCGTGAGCACTGCGTCGCTGACCAGCCAAGTGTCGGCCATGAAGCTGAGCGATAATGTCGCGCATGCGCCCGACGACGACAGAACGCAGCAG CTAAGCCCGGACAATACGAATACCTGGAACGCCAACGAAGAAAGCTCGGCTAATCCGTCTGCTGCGTTGCACATCAATACTACGCCACAG ACGTCGTCGCACAGCGCGAGCGGGACACAAGAGTACTCGCTGTTCAAGGATCTGTCGGCCGGCGTCGGCATGTGGGGCGCCGCGGGGCCCGCGCCCGAACACCACAACGTGGACGTTGTCCCGCCACAG CAGGTGGACgtgagcaaagccccgggatACCGCGGCACCCCGGCGGGCGGCGGCTGCTCCCCGTGCTCGAGAACCTCCTCGCACGGCTCcacgccgccgccgctgccCATGCTGCAGCCCGGCTACCACCAGCCGCTGCAGGCAG GTAATAACGTTAACACAATGGATATGAGTGGACTATCCCGGAATGGACCTATCTACCAAGACAATTCTAGAAACGGACATAACATGATG GTGACAATGAGCGGCGTGAACATGAACAACGCAGCGATGGGGCTGGGCTACGTGGGCGTGGAGGGGGTGTCGCGCCTCAACCCGCGGGCGCCAGACTTCAACCAGCGACACCCGCTGCTGCACAAGCACAATGCTCAGTGTCCGCAG CAATTGTTCACGGGCGCAAGCAACGCCGCAAACTTGAGCAACCTACTGATGTCGACCTCTTACCAACAGCCCGCGCCCAAGCAGCAAATGTCGCAACAAGCGCACTATCAG TCCCTACTAGAGCGCGGCGTGGGCGTGGGCGTAGGCGTGGGCATGAACGTGGGCGTGGGCGTGGGCGTGGGCGGGGGCTGGGCGGAGGAGGAGGAGCGCAAGCCGCGGCCGATCGGCACGGAGCGCGCGTGGAAGCTGACGGCCGCCGACGACTGGCCGcacgcgccgccgccgccgccgctgcaCGCCGACCACGACCGCTACCAG CAAACAGTAGGCGGGATGAGCTCAATGGGCGGACGCCTAGAGAACTACGGGTCGGGGCTGTCGCTGCTGCACGCGCTGCCGCTGCAGTACGTTACTGTGCCCGCGTCCTCCGCGTCCGCCGACCACCATCCCGACCACCACAAGCAG AATTGGAGCAAGTGGAGTCACTAG